The Deltaproteobacteria bacterium genome segment TCTTACCCGTGGTCGTATTGGACCAAACCGTTGAATTCACAATATTATCGTTTTGGAAAAAATTTAAGTTCATACCTAATGACCAATTTTCAGAAATTCTAATGCCTGTTCCAAGGAAAACGCTCAATAAATTTGAATTGAAATTAAGTTTCGTCTGCGATTGATTCCCTGAAAGTAAGGTTTCAGATCTGGTATTTATTTGCGAAGACTGATTCGTAATAACCATAGACCAACCACCCCAAGATTGCCCCAAACCCGATGCCAATACGGATGGTTTTACAGTCATAGGTTCCGAGCTCGTACCAAAAGCTGTGCTATTAAAATCAAATGACTTTTGTTCCAGAACCGAAGCTGATGCTGAAAAACTCAGTCCTGGCTCAATCCAACCTAATGCCGAAGGAAATGAAGTGACCTTGCCCTTAGCTGTGACATCTCCCAAATCGAAATAGTGAACAACAGAATAAAGATTCGGAGAGTAAAAAAGAAATCCCATAAATAAAATAAAGACTGTAGACCTATAACTCAAACGAACCCCACTCGCTGTAATTTAATCTGCTCTTGATTTGTAGAAGTTCTGATTTAATACACAAAAACGCCAAGGGCAATCGGTTCATTGCGGTGAGAAATACCAATGACTGGATGATAAGTTTTGCCGTTCAGTAGCCCCATTCGACCGTTCAGAAGTACCTTGTTTTCTTTTTTAAGCCATTCTGCCAAGTTGGGTTCAAACAAATGCACTCACAAAGGAGAATCTTATGAAAGCAACAGTATTTTTATTAACGACAATTTTAATTTCACAATTGGGTCAAGCCCACAGCCTGACAGAAGGATCTTATTCTGGAAATGGCCTTTGGCATTCGGTTCAATCAACTGGAACCTATAAAACCATATCGGTTGTTAAAAAAAATGAAATAAAAACAATATACCAACTTCTGGATGGGTCCACTAAAGAGTGGAATTTCCAAATTAAAGAATCAACAAACGGTTTTTTTGAAATTTCAAGCCAAGGAGTTCAATTAGGAATGGGGTACTGTTTGGAAAAAGCTCCTGTTTGCCACTATCAGGTATCCATTGGGCAAATGAAACTTGAAGAAACTCTTGTTCAAGAAAAAAATACCCTATATAAATTTGGTTCTAAAGATGAGGGTCAAGGACCTATTTCATGGCAAGAAAGTTTAACCATGGATCAAGCTGAGTAAGGAATGAAAATGAAAAGGGACTGGAAAATATTTTTTAAACTTTCGTTGCAATCTGTTAAGAATTCCTTAATAGGATTAGCTCTTGTCCCCGTAGTTTTCGTTTTATTTAATGTAAATTATTTAGGAACTGAGGCCTTTTATAAAGGCCTTATAATCAGCCTTCGCATAGGTGTTGTAGTTGTTTTGACCTCTATCCTTTTTTCTATTCTCATTTTTGGGGGAATTTATCAATGGCGAATCTCTTTTTTGATTCGCCTCAAAGAATCTATCAAATTTAGAATAGCTACAGGTCTGATTGGAATGGCAGCTGGCCTCACCTTGGCTTCGAGAATTGAGTCTACTTTTTTTGGAAACACCTTCAGTTTGCAAGGCATCTCGGCGGGATTAACAATTGGTGGGGTCATCTATCTTGCCTTTGTTTTTAGCTCCGCCTACAACCAAACTCAAGAATATAATTTAAAACTACGTGCAGAATCAGCTGAAGCCAATATGAATGTGTTAAAAAATCAGATGCAACCTCATTTCTTATTTAACTCTTTAAATAGTCTTGCTGAACTTATCGATACCAATAGAGAGTTTGCATCTAAAATGACTCAAAATCTATCGGATCTTTATCGAGAAATTTTAGAGTCATCCAAGAGCTTAAAATCCTCACT includes the following:
- a CDS encoding histidine kinase; the encoded protein is MKRDWKIFFKLSLQSVKNSLIGLALVPVVFVLFNVNYLGTEAFYKGLIISLRIGVVVVLTSILFSILIFGGIYQWRISFLIRLKESIKFRIATGLIGMAAGLTLASRIESTFFGNTFSLQGISAGLTIGGVIYLAFVFSSAYNQTQEYNLKLRAESAEANMNVLKNQMQPHFLFNSLNSLAELIDTNREFASKMTQNLSDLYREILESSKSLKSSLTSELSIVQKYLELESLRFGKRLNFKIKSPENTENILIPSLILQTLVENAIKHGISQNLNGGIIEIEITPKQNGYFIEIRNTAGVSQNLKNSTGIGLMNTQSRLDLFYADKHQFSISSVSDLTIVHFWISGV